The Delphinus delphis chromosome 2, mDelDel1.2, whole genome shotgun sequence genome segment AAGCAGTAGCATAATAAAAACTGCTAtagaactttcatttttaaaaaatttccaactGCTTTTGTGTCCTAAGTTATCATAAAATCAGATTAAATTTGGTGTAACTAAATCAGGGCAAAACCTCCTATATAGCCAGGATTATAAGAACCaaacattctcttttttcttcatataaaagCTAGGTGACTCCCAAACTAAGTTACTTTATACCATATATCCCTGGAGAATAACATGGCCCAACACACCACACGTCCCACTTAATCTAGTTCAAACGAGTAACGTAACGTGAGAAACTGCACTGTgtaattcctttattttctgcATATTAGTGCTTTACCAACACTACAACCATAAAGAACACAATTCCAAGTACTGTACTTTTTAGTTTGGGGAGATCACAGTCTACAGACTCATTTACTTATATTAGACAAGATTAACCTCATTGAAACTTACTTCAGTttataaattcacataaaatacagaaattgatGCAATTAAACAAAAACTTCAGGATCTTATTTCTTAACTTCTTAGATTGTAACTTTTTTGCAGGCTATAATTACCTGCCCCATGATCATCAGTGGTTATGATTCAATTTAACTACATCAATTATCAACCTTTTATATCCTTAAAGAAAATGTAAGTGAAAATTACAATTTCTTAGCAAAAGGTTTAAGGTTTtccaaatttcaaatatttgctttccctcctccccccaccttcagttaagacatttcaaataaactaaaaataaccaCATCTCACCTGCAACATTCCATAGCAATCACTTGATGTATAAAATTTTAACTATGCCCCCAGTTAttttaagacaaacaaaaaatggctGCCTACCAATCTGTCTGTCACAAGTTAGAAATACTACATTTACGAATTAACATGAGGGTTTCAAGTTTCCTCCAGTTTAGGCATTTATACCTTTGTGCTTGTCGCTTCAGGATGTTACTATAACATTGATATTTATATAACCCATGTTTATGTACCTTAATATGTAATCGTTTAAAACACTAGTAATTAAATTTATGATGGAGCTATGGGAATTTTAAAAGCAACTAAAATGTTCTTAGATGTGTGTCAGCTTCATTTCTAGAGATACTTCTACTAAAGTGAAACTGAGAACTTCATACTTTAGTTGCATTTGAATTCAAAAATCCCTCTGCACCATTAGGAGCCTACAACATAGCACCTCTTCTCATCTGCCTTAAGTAAAATGTTTGTCAAGAGTTTTACTTTGAAGAGTTAACTTTCTATAGCCTTATACTTCTCATACATCTTTGGTAAAAGCTCCATTATACAATATGGCCAAAGCATGAAGGACCAATACTGTCCAATCATATACCATGATATCCCGTTCAATTTTAGTTTTCAGACACCCTCATAAACAAAACCCACTCCACCTTTTCCTGTATACTGCCTTTGCAGTCTACATTTCTGAATTCCCTAAGTTTAATTCCTTGAGGATCTCTAAAATGAATCCTTAAGGCTATGTAAGAACCAGATGCTGCTACACAATTCTGTATCAAGCATTAACATTTGGTTCAAAGTATTATCATAGTGGTCTCAATAATCTAGTTACTGGTCCTAACCAGCTAAGCAAGTAATTTTGTTAGGATCTAGATATCACCAGTGAGCACACTGCTTACCCTTGAAGAAAAGTAAGTTTACATTCATTGTCATCTGTAGGTTCTTCCTCTGCATCCTACTTCCCCTTTTGTCATTCCTCAAGTCTacacatcattcattcatcacatTTCCTTTCTCAAAGGAGATAGTGTATTATTGAACCAACAGGATATCTGACTATTAGCATGAGTTAATCAAACAGAATACCTTTTCCATAAAACATCTTTTCCAGTGTTCTAATTAATGGAGATATGGATCactcatctattaaaaaaaaaagacttgtatctTCAGCTTAATCAATTGCTGTAATGTGGAAACacgaatttttttttccagctagGTAAAAGGTGCATGTAATTTGAACTGTTAAATGCTTTATTCATGAATAAACATtctagtaatttaaaaactattggTCTTAGACATTTGAAACACGGTAAAAGTATATATTCCAGTTTTGCCCAAAAGTCacttaaaatatctacaaatatttCATCTGTGTGTGGCATACACCATTATTGCTCCATTTTCTggaaaagtctatttttaaagttaaaaaagggaaaacacagcAAAGTTGCTAACtttgcagtgaaaaaaaaaatctgtgtcctTGACAGGTTACATTTTCATAGTTTTATGCAGTGTAAGTTAGCTATGTAACGGGGAACTTGAGTTTTATCCTTACTCATGCATGATGTATGTTTCAGAACTTAAGAGTTGAAATTTCAAAGAACTTCTTACATTACCTGTTTAACACAGTGATGTGCAACTGGAACATATTACAATGATATTACTCATTATTTGCCACCGTGGGCTGTTTACTATACTGGTCTTAGATATAAAAGGTCACATTTGAATTTACTAAGTTAAAGTCAGAACTCATAAGGGAGGGGAAAAAGGccttaaatataaaagacaaacgGCAGTTTGATTAAGCAATAATTTTCAGTTTACTAGATGAAACAGACTTGCAACACAGTCTGCATGAATGCAAAATAAGCCATCTACAGCAAGTGATAAGGAAACtgggcaaaaaggaaaaaagcatacattggaaaagaagattctctcgaaataaaaaaatcaaaccattaTTATAAAGGAATTTACCAAGAACTGCTATATTTCCCCCATCCCATTTGCTGGAAGTCAACAAGAGCATCTAGCACTTTGTGTTCATGTCAAAAAAGTCAGATCAGAGCATCCTAacgcaaagcaaagaaaaaaaaaagaaaacaaaacaaaaaagaaaacccctaaccccctcccccaaaccgcAGAACGGTAACTCCAGAGTTCGaattcaaagaagagaaagtggcAACTGAAAGAGGTGATGGTGGCGATAATCCTATGAATGGGTTTTTGATTTCTCTCCTTCCGGGGGATGGGCGGAGAAGAGGCTCATTAGGATTTGTAGTTAGAGGTTAACCATGTGAGCCCCTCATAGAGTCCGTCCCCCGAGGTGGCACAGGAGGGCTGCACATACCAGTTCCTGTCCCGAATCCGGGTCAGGCCCAGTTTCTCCTGGATCTCGTGGGGTTTCATGGCATCGGGCAGGTCCTGCTTGTTGGCGAAGATGAGGATTATGGCGTCCCTCATCTCCCGGTCATTGATAATGCGGTGCAGCTCCTGGCGGGCCTCGTCGATGCGGTCGCGGTCGGCGCAGTCCACTACGAAGATCAGACCCTGGGTCCCGGTGTAGTAATGCCGCCAGAGCGGCCGGATCTTATCCTGGCCGCCCACATCCCACACGTTGAACTTGACGTTTTTGTAAGTCACGGTCTCCACGTTGAAACCCACGGTAGGGATGGTGGTCACCGACTGGCCCAGCTTCAACTTGTACAGGATGGTTGTCTTGCCGGCTGCGTCCAGGCCCAACATGAGGATCCGCATTTCCTTGTTTCCGAAGATCTTAGATAGCACCTTCCCCATCGCGTCGGAGGAGCCGGGGCCGGGGGCATTCAGGTGTCCCGGGTCCCCTCCGCCAAcaacgccgccgccgccgccgcgaaACCGAAACGGAGCCTCCCAATCGCGAGGGCGCCCGTGCGGCCTGCGTGGGAGTCGCCTCCTCGGAGAAGAGGCCCGGACCCGTCGCTCACTCGGGCATCACCCACCGCACAACTTGATTCCTCCAGTCGCCGCGGCCGCCGGGACGCTGAGTCTGCGCCGGGAGAGCCGCCGCCCTGCTGAGGCGCGGCCCGGCCCGGAACTGCCCTTCCCCCCGCAGGCGCCGCGCGAGCGCCGCCGCGGTTCCCGCTCCTCCGCCTTCTACTCGCTCCGCCGCGGGAGACTGCGGCCCTTCGGCCCGGCTCCCGGTCCGCGAGCACCACGCTCACCAGCGACCCAGGCCACCCGAGAGGCAGCGCGGCTCCGGCGCCCCGTCAGGTCATTGATCCTCGCGGGAACTCGGTGCGCTGCCTGCAGACAGAGACAAGGAGAAGGAAGTTACTGCTAGAGCCCCAGAGGAGAGTGGAGACCGAGGGGGCCCGCCTTGCCAGCTCAGCCCAGGAGGTTACCTCCAGCCGCCGCCCCGAGCGCGGGCTCCCTCCGGCCTCCACCgcctcctcccagctctgccgccgccgccgccggaaAAGGCGCCGAGGAAACCGCCTCACTTCCCCTCCCGACCACGCAGGCGCAGCAGAGGCCGCCCGTTCGGACAAGAGCGACCTCTGTAAAGAGAGCAGCCCGCGCGCTAAGCGTCGGGGCGCCACGCGCGGAGGGGCGGGGCTACGGCGGCTCAGAGGGCTCGCAGGTGCGGCCAGCCCCCACCCCCGCGAATCTCGGACTCTCACCCGCGGCCACCTGTCGCTGTTCTAGCGTCTTGTCCACTCTCTGCATTCCTCTTCCGCGCTGTCTCCGCCTCCGCCCCCATTCAAACCAGAAGAGCCGATCCACTGCGGAGCTCCACGGTGTGGGGCCCGCGGACCGCCTGCTCCCCTGACGAACGCCTCCCCTGTGCTGCTTCCAGGCCTGTTCTCGGACCCTGGTGCCTGCCAGATGCTCCGCGACTTCCCTCCAGCCCGCCCCAGCCTTCGTGTGCCCTCAGTCtcacagggaagccctagccgCTGTTTTTACCTTTCCCCCAGCCTTTTTTGGCTTCCCTTTATCCCTCGTGCTCTGTGCGTTTCCTGAAAGACACGTGGGAGGCTAGTGGTTCGCGTGGAATCTGCCAGTCAGTGCGGCGCTTTTACTGGGTTTGGGTTTGCTCTGAAGCCCGTCTTTTGGACATTGGAGCCCTATCTTACACATCTCGTCAGGACCAGTCCACGTTTCTTAAAAATTACAGTATTATCAAAAGTTCCCGTGCCTTGCCGCTTTTTCAACTTTTTAGAAGGtggtcatttttaatatttaaatatcatcTCCTTTTAGTGTGATTAGTAGTAGCTTCTCACCCAGCCACTCATTCTTAACTTTAAGAAGCCTCGACGATATAATCTTAGCGTAGGATTTAGAATCAGAAAGACTGACTACTTCTGTCGCCTGGATTTGGACGTTTAACCTTACTGAGTTACCTCCTGTGTAAACTGAGTGTAACACTGACCTTTCTGTCCGCAAACCCCATCTGATGGTTAAATAATGTTTGTAGAAAACTTCAACCTTTTTGTATCGAATGGTTAGTGGTAAAGTTAGACGTAAAGTTCAAAAAAGTTAGACGTAAAGTTAGACGTAAAGTTCAAAAAGTGAAAGCTTGAAATGTAAATAAACCAAAGGgaggaaaaacaggaaaacagtgtgtgtgtgtttttttaagaagatgctGTAATAACATAAGGTAACATACTTTTTATGTCACAATGTAAGACAGTTTGATAATGGTAGATTGGTTAAATGATAACCTTACAAGCTTCAGCCTGAAgtaaatttacttaaatttactTCAGCCTGAAGTAAATTTACTTAAGTTATTAATATTCTGGCAATGATTTAATTTACTTACCATCTGCCTTAATACGTATGCCCTATCTTAAAACTGACAGaaggatttggagtcagaagatTGGGGTTCAGAGTGTTACCCCTCCGTTTTATAGCTGTGAATCCTTTCAGTCTTtgtaaacttcatttttttatctGTTGAACGAGATGAAGAATATCATCTCGAATGAAAATAGTCACTATTTATTGATTGTTGTCATAAACACTGTactaaattactttaaatattttactttaacctGCGCAGCAACCATGTGAGGTAGCTTTGAGTGTTAGTGGAAACTGAGGGTCAAAGAGGTTGAGTAATTTTTTGAAAGTCACAGAGTTGAGATTAAATGGTGAATCTACAGCTGATCCTCTTAACCCCCAAATTATGCTCTCTCCCTGAGTACTTCACACAGTTGTTCGGAAGCTCAGAAGACTTCATCTCATTTTCAGCAATATTAAAAATGGGAAAGatagaactaaaaacaaaagttttaattacAGTTGATATTTTAGCAAATTGTTTAATAGTTATGGCTTCAgaccataaaaataaacactggGGCAACATAGTCTGGTGGCACAAGTGAATAGAAAAAGCTAAATTACATCCTTAACTTACTcccaatacttctttttttttttttttaatttatttatttatttatttttggctgtgttgggtcttcgtttctgtgcgagggctttctctagttgtggcaagcaggggccagtcttcattgtggtgtgcaggcctctcactgtcgcggcctctcttgttgcggagcacaggctccagacgcgcaggctcagtagttgtggctcacgggcccagttgctccgtggcatgtgggatcttccccgaccagggctcgaacccgtgtcccctgcattgacaggcagattctcaaccactgcgccaccagggaagcccactcccaATACTTCTTGACTTAGGTTTAACTTGGGTAATTTGTTCATCCTCATTGATCATCAATTTCTCTGTTCCTGCAATAGAGAAATCTCTCTTAATTGATTAGGGCAGTATATGTTATTCTCCTTTTCAGTTGAAGGAGCCGAGGCACTGAGAGGGTAAGCAACTTTCTTAAGGTCTATAAACGGTACAGAGGAGATTTGAATTAACACTTCTTTGATCCAAGTCTGGTgttcttttctctattgtgtgAACTCTGGAAGCTGGACTAGATCAATGGTTTTCAGCtctggctgcacattaaaatcagCTGGGGCATTTTTAGACTGTATAAATTATTGAGCCCACCCCAGGTTAATTAAGTCAAAATATCTGTGATCAAGGTTCTACCCCCAGTATTTTTTTAAGGCTCCCTGAGTGATTCTAATATATAGCTAAGATTGAGAAGCACTGAACTAATTGCTAACTTCCCTTCACATCAAAAATTTCTATGAATTCTGAgctttacttattttcttattcctcATCCCCAAGAtgtatacccacacacacacagttttgcaTAGTATAGTGCAAAAACTTTAATCACAATAATCCATTATAAGTTACCAAGGCATTAGACCTGTCAGACAAAggcataaatatttctaaattcttgcaaagaaaagtgttttgaaaatatactataattatagctaaatttattgaattattaaTAGAGCCCCATCAACTAGTCAACACCATTAAATGAAGAGAAAGTAAGACATTAAGTGAAGAGAAAGTAAGACAAGACACTTGGCAACCATAGGATGATCAAAGTCATAAGCTCTAGACTAAAACTTGTCTGTGGATACTTCCCATTTGGCTGCCCAGTATGCAAACACTTCTATTTGACTGAATCACAATTTAGGTAGAAGGAAAGATGAAGGGGGGCAAATAGATATTCGTTTTCCTATTTCCCTGGTAGCTAGGGTTTGGGTAAGTGAACTGGGTTCAACCAATTAAGTAATCAATGTCCTAGTCCAGGCTTTGAATTTTGAGAGATTCAAAATTCCACAGTTGCTGGGACAAGTGTTCAGAGTGACTGAGTCCAGCAGCATGGTGGCAGATATCCAATGGCAGAAATGCCAATGACAACAAGTGTCACAGTGAAAACACTAGCAGGACATGTCTAAAGCCATCAATTCTATGACATAGTCCTAGCAGTGCCTTTTCTACCCTGTCTCTACAGCCTTCCTGACAATTCTGTGGGCCCTCTTGATACAtttccaataaaattattttctgctcAAGTTAATCAGGGTCAGTTTTTCTTGACTGTGAATAAGAACCCTgaataatacacattttaatttaaagaattcaaaatgaaatCTTTTACCAACATTTTACGAATTGAACATCTGATTGTGTTAGTAATTTCCCCATTAGATGGTCATTTGAAAATAGAGTCATACATGTAAAATTATAGAATCATCATTATTTCTAATCTGTTAAAATTATGTTCCTTCTCATGGAAGTTTATGAATGTGTTGTTTTCAAATTAACCATTTGAATCAGTAAAATTGTTGGAGTGAGAAACATTTCATATCCTGGAACTATTCATAACATCCCCTGTTATGAAGAAGCATATAATCtcagaaatttaattttcaatatcAGAAGAGTGTTTTTAAGCTAAAGCAGGATTATTACTTTGGCCTAAACTGACAGATAGTTagtttacaatattgattctctgAAAAAGACACTTGTTTAAAACAGAGAGGCTAAATCGTTTAGACTGCTTAATTGACTGAATACTCCAAACCTTGTAATTAAGTAATAACACAACAGTGCGTGCGGTGTGTGCAGTAACATTTGTTGGGCCCTGTGCTATCAGTTATGCAGCTATGTTGTTATTGTACAATAACATACTGTATAGCAGTGTGTTGGTGCACAGTGTGCCCTTGAGGAAGACATTCAAGGGACACCAAAGATCTGAGGGCTAAAAATCCTTGTCCTGTCTTTATAGTCATTCCAGCTTTAAATTTCCTAATTTATAGGttttgtcttttgctttgtcttgtttcatttctgtttttgttttccctcatTCTTAGAGATACAGGAAGAAAACAGCATATAAGCAAAACAGTGACCCCTAATTGGTGAATGCATCACAATGGTACTAAACAAGTAGATTTACTAATTTTAAGGCATCATGCAGTTTTAGCTCTGTGTATACTCCTTGCCTCTAGCATGGGATTTTGCATTTGATCTGCCTTAGTTTCTGACTTGCTGGTTAGAGATTCAGCTTCCCAAGGAGATGCTCCATATGGCTAGGTTGGTGGTAAAAGAAAAGTGGAAGAACTTTCCATGTTACAGAATCCAGAGAAAAGAATCAGTATTTCAAATCTCAAGAAACAGTTGGTAAGTCAGTAAATTTAAAACTGTTTATAGATTAGAAACCAAATAATTAAATGGTTTTAAATGCCACATAGTGCTGTTTCAAagagagaataaatgaatgaatgaaaaagtgagtaggaaagaagaagaaaggaaggaagatagaaaaaaggaagggaggaaggaaggaaaaaagaagaggattGTATTGAAAAGCAGAACTTGACAATGTTGTAAACTGATACCGTAACCTAATCCAAAACCCAGGTTTGGGTTGAAAGGAAGAATtccttagaaaagcataaccagGTAGATTTATATGAGATTTCCTCCTCcataaacttttgttttttttatgtgcACCAAGAATAAACAGTGGAACAGTTTTTGCTATTCAGTACCTTTGGACCATCAGTATATTATTGTCTGTAGTTGCTCCTACTCTAATATACAGTTCTGAACACAATGACCAAGATTTATGAGTGTGGAAATGGTTGTAAAATCCTAGGTAAATGTTACACTATAACCAGTTTAACAATGGCTTAGCTGGGCAAAATTTAtgagtttgtttccattttaagcAAGAAAGATTTATATTCCAAAAGGCTTAGAAAGACACCTCCTGGATTATGTGTCCACAAATAATAGTTAAATAACGTAAGTCTGCTGAGCTAAAGACTGGCTTCAAGGGTAACATGACAATTTAATAAACTAGGGGCAATGGTGCTGTGACTCTCTCAGGTGAACTAGGGTGACAGTTCCTGTGCTCTCTTCACCATGGGAAAACCTGCTACCCTGTGTGCTGACTTCCCAAACTGACTAGATTGATGCTGGAAAAGGAAAGTTCTAGAGCCTTTGAAGCAGTTTCTGATGTTCAGCTTTATTTCCAAATGTAAAAATGGGTCTTTCTGCTGCTTAGTATATCTTTTAAACGTTATAAGAAACATAAGTCATGAATTCAACTTGCTTTCACAGTAGTAATGTTGGTTATATAAGAAGGTTAACCTGGGACTTTATAACAATTTCAATATAGATACATTGTTAACGGTATATCAAAGATTCTAGGAATAGAACAAGATACCCAGTTTATTGGTCACTTTTAGGCTGTCTTTGGAAATGGCCATCCCCATCCACAAGA includes the following:
- the ARF6 gene encoding ADP-ribosylation factor 6; translated protein: MGKVLSKIFGNKEMRILMLGLDAAGKTTILYKLKLGQSVTTIPTVGFNVETVTYKNVKFNVWDVGGQDKIRPLWRHYYTGTQGLIFVVDCADRDRIDEARQELHRIINDREMRDAIILIFANKQDLPDAMKPHEIQEKLGLTRIRDRNWYVQPSCATSGDGLYEGLTWLTSNYKS